TCCGGGCCTCCCGCGGCGAAGTGGTCCCGCAGCCGGAGGACGTACCGCCGCATCCGCTCGTCCAGCCGCCCCTCCCCCGGCCCGGCCTCGAAGGTGAGGAGGAGGTGCATCATCCGCACCTGCATGCGCAGGGAGTGCAGCGGGTGCCGGGTGTCGCCCTCCGGTACGGCGAGGAGGGCGTCCACGGGGTCGGCGGCGGCCGTGCGCCGGGCGAGGACGTCCGGCGCAGGCACCTCCCCGCCGCCCGCGTCCAGGGCGGCTCCGAGACGCAGCGTCCGGTCGAACCACCGGACGCCCTCGTGCCGGTAGTTGCGCAGCCACCAGAACCATCCCATGGCGAGGGCGAGGGCGGCGGCCTCCCGCTCGTCACCGGCGTCGAGGGTGCGGTCGAGGGCGGCGCGGATGTTGTCGTGCTCGGCCTCCAGCCGGGCGATCCAGGGCAGCTGCCCGGCGGACCGCAGCCGGGGGTCGGCCTCCTCGACCAGCGCGCGTACCCACGCGCGGTGGGCCTCTTCCGCTCGGGCGCGCGGCTCGGGCAGCTCGGCGGCGCGTTCGTCGGCGTACTCGTGGATGGTCTCCAGCATCCGGTAGCGCGTGCCGGCGCCGTGGGTGCCGGGGGCGGCGACGACGAGGGACTTGTCGACGAGGGCGCCGACGAGGTCGGCCGCGGGCCCGGTGCCGACGGCCTCCGCGGCGTCCAGCTCCCAGCCGCCGGCGAAGACGGACAGCTCGCACAGCATGGTCCGTTCGGCGTCGTCGAGGAGGTCCCAGGACCAGTCGACCACCGCCCGCAGGGTCTGCTGGCGGGGCAGGACGGTGCGGCTGCCGGAGGTGAGCAGGCGGAAGCGGTCGTCGAGCCGGTCGGCGATCTCCCGGGGCGTGAGCACCCGCAGGCGGGCCACGGCCAGCTCGATCGCGAGGGGGAGCCCGTCCAGTCGGCGGCAGATCTCGGCGACCGCGGTCTCGTCGCGCAGCACGGTGCCGGCGTCGGGCCGTACGGCGGCCGCGCGGGCGGCGAAGAGGCGCTGGGCCTGATCCGGGGTGAGCGGCTCGACCGGGCGCACCGACTCGCCCGGGACGCCGAGCGGTTCACGGCTGGTGGCGAGGACGGTGAGGCCGGGGCAGCGGGTCAGCAGCGTCTCGGCGAGCCGGGCCGCCTCTTCGATGACGTGTTCGCAGTTGTCGAGGACGAGAAGCAGGTCGCGAGCCGCGCAGTACTCGACGAGCAGGGCGACGGGGTCGTGCGGGACGGCGGCCCGGTCGCTGCTCACCAGGACGGTCTCGCGCAGCCCGAGCGCGTTGACGACCGCGCCGGGCACGGCCTCGGGCCGGTCGAGAGGGGCCAGTTCGACCAGCCAGGCCTGCGGAAGCGCGGCGGCGGCCTCCTCGGCGAGGCGGGTCTTCCCGGAGCCGCCGGGGCCGGTGAGGGTGACCAGCCGGGCCGTACGCAGGTCGGAACGGATGGCGTCCAGTTCGCGTTCGCGTCCCACGAAGGAGGTCAGGCGGGGGCGGATGTTGCCCGTCCGGGCGGGGGGCGCCGGCCGCCGTTCGTCGGCGGGCGCGGCGAGCAGTTCGGCGTGCAGGGCGCGCAGCTGCGGCCCCGGTCCGGTCCCGAGTCCCTCGTCCAGAGCACGTCGGGCGTCCTCGTAGGCGGCCAGGGCGTCGGTGTCGCGGCCGGCGGCGCGCAGGGCGCGGACGAGGAGGGCGTGCAGCGGTTCGTCGTACGGGTGCGCGGCGGTCAGTTCCCGCAGCCGCGGTACGGCGTCGTGGGTCTCGCCGAGGCGCAGGCCGGCCTCGATCCGGGCCCGGGTCGCCTCCAGGCGCAGGGCCTCGGGGCGGGCGGCGGCGTCGGGGAGGTCGGCGAGGGCGGGCCCGCGCCAGAGCCCGAGGGCCTCGTCCAGTTGCCGGGCGGCGCCCGCGGCGTCACCGCGTTCGAGGGCGGCGGTGCCGTGCCGTACAAGGCGCTCGAAGACGTACAGGTCCACGTCGTCCCGGGTCGCCTCGAGCCGGTAGCCACCGGGGGCGGAGGCGACGGCGCCCTTGCCGACGGTACGGCGCAGACGGCCGACCAGTGCCTGGAGGGCGGCGGGGGCGTCCTTCGGCGGATCCTCCGCCCAGACCTCGTCGATCAGGGTGGCGGGGGTGACGATCTGGCCGGGTCGCAGGGCGAGGGCGGCGAGCAGCGTACGGAGCCGGGGCCCGCCGGGGGTGACGACGGTGCCGTGCTCCTCCGTCTGGGCGACGCCCAGGATTCCGTACCGCACGGGTTCATTGTCGCCGGAAGGAGTCCGGTGAGTGACCCGGCGCCCGTATCGCACCCGGAGTGGGCGCGGGCCGGGGGTGGGTGTCGCGGGCCGGCGCTTGCCGGGTGCCGCGCTCTTTGCGACGAGTGCCGCCCCAGCGGCACGACTGCCCGCGGCCACGCGGGAGAGCCGCGTACGGCGAGAAGAGTGCCGCGGGAATCACCCCCGCCGCACCACCGCCCCCGCCCCGCCCAACGCCCCCCGCTCCGGCGCGATCCCGCCCGGTACCGCGCGTTGGCGGGCCGGGGTGCCCGTCCAGCAGGTGCCTCGGCGGGCCAGGAGGCGGCGGAGCCACAGTTCCAGGGAGACCAGGTCGGCCACGCCGTCCAGCGGCAGCGCCTCGCCCGCCGCCACCGCGCGCACCGCCTTGCGCACCACCCGCGCCTCCACCAGCCCCGCCTGCGCGAGCAACGGCGTGTCGAAGAGGCCGAGCAGGGAGTCCGCGGAGACCCGCAGCCCCGCCCGTGCGGCCGAGGCGGCCAGCCCCTGCGTGGGCGCCCCCCACCCGCTCGGCAGCTCGCTCACCCCCGCCCCCTCCAGCACCGTCCGCAGGATCGACGCCCGCGCACCCGGCTGCACCCGCAGCGCCTCCGGCAGGGCACGGCACGCGCGCACGACCTGGTTGTCGAGGAACGGCGCGTGCAGCCGCTGGAAGCGGATCTCGGCCGCCTGCTCCAGCACCCGCACGTCCGCGGCCTGCCGCGCCAGCGCCGTACGCGCGCGGAAGTCACCCGGCCGCTGCCCCGGCCCCACGCCCGACCGCTGCGACGAGGTCTGGAGGCGAACCGATACTTCAGCCAGCGCCTCTCCGGTCAGCCACCGCGCCGCCGGCCCGGGCCCGGCCCAGGTCAGCGCGGCCAGGGACGCGTCCATCGCCCCGTCACCGAGCGCGTCGAACCGCCGCCGCAGCAGCCGCTCGGCGAGCACCTCGAGACCCGTCCGGTACGGCGTCCGCGCCAGCCGCCGCGCCGCCCCGTACACGCGCGCGGGGACCAGCACCGACCCGTCGGCCTTGGCCAGTGCCGCGACCGGCCGCACGAGATGGCGCCGTTTGCGGTCCATCAGCAGGTCGGCCAGGCGCGCCGGATGGGCGTCGAGGACCTGCCGCGCCCCGTACCCCGTGAAGTGGTCCGCGCTGCCCGCCGCCAGCCGCGCCCGGTGCCGCGCGGCCGCGACCAGGGACGAGCCCGGTTCGTCGGTGAGCGGCCCGTCCAGGTCGGCGTAGGGCAGCATGTCCTCCCCGCCGGTGACCACCACGTGGTGCAGCCGCGGGTTGGCCGCCAGCGCGCCCGCCCGCACCAGTTCGGACTCCTGACCGCCCACGGCGAGGTCGTTGAAGGTGACGGCCAGCAGCCGCTCCCCGGCCCCGGTGCCGTGCCCGAGCACGGTCCCCGGCATCCCCGGCAGCCCGGCGGCCAGCAGCGCCAGCGTGCCCGAGGCCGGCCCGCCGGACAGGTCGGCCCCGATCCCCGGAACGGGCATCCCGCGCGCGGCACGCCGTTCCGCGGGCCCCATGCCCGGTACGGGCCCGGGGTCGATGCCGTCGCCGGGGACGTGCCGCGGTGCGGCGAGCCGGGTGCGCACGGCCTCCACGAGCGCGTCCCGCACCCCGTCCACCGCGCGGCCGGGGTCGGCGGAGGGCGCCGCGACGGCGAGCGAGGCCACCGGCTCGTACCCGGCGATCTCGCGCGCCCCGGCGCGCAGGATCAGCGCATGCCCCGGCGGAACGCGTTTGACGCCGTCGTACGGGGTGGAGTCGTCCAGCGCGGCGGGCACGTCGGGCGCGGCGAGCAGCGCGGCGAGGTGGCCGAAGTCGAGGTTGGCCTCGACGAGGTCGGCCAGGGGGAGCGCGGCGGTCGCGTAGGCGGTGCCTCCGGACCAGGGGGTGTGGAACACCGGCCGCGCGCCCGCGAGATCGCCGCAGACGGTGATCCGCCGCCCGACCTGGACGACGGCCGTGTAGCTGCCGGGCCACGCCGTCAGGTGCCGGAGGGCGCCGCCGCGCGCGGCGAACAGGGCGACCCGCAGCTGCTCGTCGGAGGCGCCGCAGATGCCGAGGACGGCGATCCGGGTCTGCGGGTCGGCGTCGACGACGCGGACCTCGTCGGGGCGCCAGTCGCCGACCGCCCACAGGGGGTCGGGGTCACCCCACAACGGCTGGGCGCCGACGGGCTGCACGGTCTCGCCGTCGTACCCGGTGGCGCCCGCGGAGCCGGCCGCGCCGGTGATCCCCGCGGCTCCCACGGCGGCGCTGCTCCACCCCACCAACCACCGCATCGACGCCTCCACAGGCTGGGGACAACCAGTGCACCGTACGAACTGGTTCCCCATGCTGCCATGAAGGGCGCGCCACAGAGCAGCGGCGGAGCCGCACTGGCTCCCGTGAATGCGTCCTCGCGGTCACTCGTGCGAGGACGTCAACTCCCCTTCCGCTTCCGCTCGGCGCTCAATCAGTGCTCCGTCCGCGCTCCGTCCGAGGGCGCGAAGACGACTCGAATGCGCCCCCGCAACGCGCCGTTTGGCTCCCCAACGCGCCCTCAACTCCCGTGGTGAGGAAGGATGTACGCCTGAAATACCAGGAACGATTTTCAGCCAAATCGACGACACACGGACAGACTCGAACACGCTGCGTACAGGCCCCCGCCCCACTCGCCGGCGTTCGGCCCGGGAGGCGGGACTCGCCCCCCGGGCCGGTCCGCCGCCCGCGGGGATGTAGGCGGCGGTGTCCCCCAGCCCACTGGATCCAGTACAGCGGGCCGACCCACGCACCGCCCATGGAATCGCTCCCGCGATGGCCGGAGAAGAGCGCACGGACGGGCGCACGGCCACACAACGGGAGCACGTCGCAACGGACCGTGCATGCACCGCACTTGAGTACGGACCACAATCCCGCCATCCGGAACAATGCCTCTTAACGCCTGGGATCCGGCGAACTACGCTGGGTTTACGAATGCCGCGTGGTTATGCCAGCGCGGCAGCCGTCTGTGTCGAGGGGTGGCGCATGTCCAGGGAGCAACGCGGGCCGAACGAAAAGCTCGGCACCGTTCTCGCCCTCGCGGGAATCAGCAACGCAGGACTCGCCCGGCGCGTCAACGACCTCGGCGCCCAACGCGGGTTGACACTGCGCTACGACAAGACGTCGGTGGCGCGCTGGGTGTCGAAGGGGATGGTGCCGCAGGGTGCGGCGCCGCACCTCATCGCCGCCGCCATCGGCCAGAAGCTCGGCCGCCCGGTGCCGCTCCACGAGATCGGCCTGGCGGACGCGGATCCCGCCCCCGAAGTGGGCCTCGCCTTCCCACGGGACGTCGGCCAGGCGGTGCGGTCCGCCACCGAGCTGTACCGTCTCGACCTCGCCGGCCGCCGGGCCGGCGGCGGCATCTGGCAGTCGCTGGCCGGTTCGTTCGCGGTGAACGCGTACGCGACGCCCGCCTCCCGGTGGCTGATAACCCCGGCCGACAGCTCGGTGGCGCGCGACGTGGGTCCGGCCGAGGGCTCCGGCGCACCGCTCAAAGTCGGCCACAGCGACGTGCAGAAACTGCGGGAGGCGGCCGAGGACGCCCGCCGCTGGGACTCCAAGTACGGCGGCGGCGACTGGCGTTCGTCGATGGTCCCCGAGTGCTTACGCGTCGAGGCGGCACCCCTGCTGCTCGGCTCCTACTCCGACGAGGTCGGCCGCGCCCTGTTCGGCGCCTCGGCCGAACTGACCCGGCTGGCCGGGTGGATGGCCTTCGACACCGGTCAGCAGGAGGCGGCCCAGCGGTACTACATCCAGGCCCTGCGCCTGGCCCGCGCGGCGGCCGACGTCCCCCTGGGCGGCTACGTCCTCGCCTCGATGTCCCTGCAGGCCACCTACCGCGGCTTCGGCGACGAGGGCGTGGACCTCGCCCAGGCCGCCCTGGAGCGCAACCGGGGCCTGGCCACGGCCCGCACCATGAGCTTCTTCCGCCTGGTGGAGGCCCGGGCCCACGCGCGCGCGGGCGACGCACCGGCGGCCGGCGCCGCGCTGAAGGCCGCCGAGAGCTGGCTGGAGCGCGCCCGCCCCGGCGACAGCGACCCCTCGTGGCTGGGTTTCTACTCCTACGACCGGTTCGCCGCCGACGCGGCCGAGTGCTACCGCGACCTGAAGGCACCACGCCAGGTGCGCCGCTTCACCGAGCAGGCCCTGTCGAAACCGACGGAGGAGTTCGTACGCTCGCACGGCCTCAGGCTCGTCGTCTCGGCGGTGGCCGAGCTGGAGTCGGGCAATCTGGACGCGGCCTGCGAGCAGGGCGTGCGGGCGGTCGAGGTGGCCGGCCGCATCTCCTCGGCCCGCACCACCGAGTACGTGAAGGACCTCCTGCACCGCCTGGAGCCCTACGGCGACGAGCCGCGCGTGGTCGAGCTGCGCGAGCGCGCGCGGCCGCTGCTGGTGACTCCGGCCTGACGCGGCCGGCCCGACGCACCGCCCCCTCCGGGTTTGAAGGCATTGTCAGTGGCGCAGTGCACTATCGAAGCCGGGAGGTGGGCCGGGAGATGGAACGAGTGTTCGACTGCGATGTGCTGGTGATCGGCGGCGGCATCGTCGGCCTGTCGACGGCGTACGCGATCACGCGCGCCGCCCCGGGCACCCGGGTCACGGTGCTGGAGAAGGAACCGGGCCCGGCCCGGCACCAGACCGGCCGCAACAGCGGCGTCATCCACAGCGGGGTCTACTACCGCCCGGGCTCGCTCAAGGCGCGCTACGCGGTGCGGGGCGCCGCCGAGATGGTCAAGTTCTGCGCCGAGTACGGCATCGACCACGCCGTCACCGGCAAGCTGATCGTCGCCACCGACCGCGCCGAGCTGCCCCGCCTGCACGCCCTCGTCCAGCGCGGCCGGGAGAACGGCATTCCGGTGCGCGAGCTGGGCGCCGCCCAGATCCAGGAGTACGAGCCCGAGGTCAGGGGCCTCGCCGCCATACACGTCGGCACCACCGGCGTCTGCGACTACGTCGCGGTCGCGCGGCAGCTGGCCCAGGCGTCCGGCGCGGAGCTGCGCTACGGCGCCGAGGTACGGCACATCGACCGCCGCCCCGGTCTCGGCGTCGCCGTCCGCACCCGCTCCGGCGAGGTGCTCCGCGCCCGCGTCCTGGTCAACTGCGGCGGGCTGCACTGCGACGAGATCGCCCGTCTGACCGGCGACGACCCGGGGATGCGCATCGTGCCGTTCCGGGGCGAGTACTACGAGCTGGCGCGTCCCGAGCTGGTGCGGGGACTGGTGTACCCGGTGCCCGACCCGGCGTTCCCGTTCCTCGGGGTCCACCTCACCCGCGGCATCGACGGCGGCGTCCACCTCGGGCCGAACGCGGTGCCGGCGCTGGCCCGCGAGGGCTACGGCTGGGGTGTCGTCCGCCCCCGCGAGCTGGCCGCGACGCTGGCCTGGCCCGGCTCCTGGCACATCGCGCGGCGGCACTGGAGGTACGGCACCGGGGAGCTGCGCCGGTCCCTGTCCAAGGCGGCCTTCACCACCGCCGTACGCAGACTGCTGCCGTCCGTGACGGAGAGCGACCTGGTCGCGGCGCCGGCCGGCGTGCGGGCCCAGGCGGTGCTGGCCGACGGGACGCTGGTGGACGACTTCCTGATCAAGGAGGGCCCCCACGCGGTGCACGTACTGAACGCGCCGTCGCCCGCGGCCACCGCGGCCCTGCCGATCGGCCGGGAGGTGGGCCGCAGGGCACTGACCCTGCTGGGAGGCTCGTGAGCCCGGCACGGGCGGGCCGTAAAATTGGGGGCACTGTGTCTGATTTCCCCAGCGCCCCCGACGCTCACCAGCCAGCCGCCACCCACACCGGCACCTCCCTGAGGCACACCCGTGCCAAGGGGGAGCCGCGCTTCCCGGACGGGCCGAAGGCCGATCCCGCCGGATCGCACTTCGAGCGGCGGATCCGCAGCTTCCAGCCCCGGCGCAGCCGCGTGACGGCCGGCCAGGCGGACGCGCTGCAAAGGCTGTGGCCCCTGTGGGGTCTGGACATCGACGGGCAGCGCGACCTCGACCTCGGCGAGCTGTTCGGCGACGCGCGCCCGGTCGTCCTGGAGATCGGCTTCGGCATGGGCGAGGCCACCGCGCAGATGGCCGAGGCCGACCCCGGCACCAACATCCTCGCCGTGGACGTCCACACCCCGGGCCAGGGCAACCTCCTCGGTCTCGCCGAGCGGAACGGCCTGTCCAACATCCGGGTGGCCAACGGCGACGCGATCATCCTGCTCCGCGAGATGCTAGCCCCCGGCTCGCTCGCCGGACTGCGCGTCTACTTCCCCGACCCGTGGCCGAAGAAGCGTCACCACAAGCGGCGCCTGATCCAGCGGGAGTTCCTGACCCTGGCCGCGACCCGGCTCGCGCCGGGCGCCTTCGTGCACTGCGCCACCGACTGGGAGCCGTACGCCGAGCAGATGCTCGACGAGCTGACCGCGCACCCCGACTTCGAGAACACCGCCCCGGACGGCGGTTTCGCGCCGCGTCCCGCGCACCGGCCGCTGACCCGGTTCGAGGGCCAGGGACTGGACAAGGGACATGTGGTGAACGACCTGCTCTTCCGCCGCGTACAGCTCCGCGATCCCCACGAAGAGCAGCCCCCCACCGGTTAGGGTCCATGCCGTGGCCAGTCCCCCGTGTCCGACGCGTCAGCCCACGTTCCCGCGTACGCATCCGCACTGGTGGCAGCGGTCCTGGGTGCGATACGGCGCGCTGATCACGCTGCTCGCGCTCTCCGGTCTGGTGATCCTGGCCCTGGTCCGCGAGCAGACCGGCACCCGGGGGTTCCTGGTCGGGCTCGGCCTCGCGGTGCTGCCCGTGCCGCTGCTCCTGGCCGCCTTCCGCTGGCTGGACCGGGTCGACCCCGGCCCCTGGCGCAACCTGCTGTTCTGCTTCTCCTGGGGCGCCTGCGCGGCGGCGCTGATAGCGATCGTCGCCAACAGCTTCGCGACCAGATGGATAGCGACCGCCACCGCGGACCCGGCGAGCGCGGACACCCTGGGCGCCACGGTGATAGCGCCGGTCGTCGAGGAGTCCGCCAAGGCCGCCGCGGTCCTCCTGGTCTTCCTGTTCCGCAGGCGTGACTTCACCGGCATAGTCGACGGAGTGGTGATCGCCGGGGTCACCGCCACCGGCTTCGCCTTCACCGAGAACATCCTGTACCTCGGCACCGCGTTCGGCGCCGACCAGCTCACCGGCGGCAGCGGCATCGCCTCCGTCACCGCGGCGACCTTCTTCGTCCGCGTCGTGATGTCCCCGTTCGCGCACCCGCTCTTCACCGTGCTCACCGGCATCGGCTTCGGCATCGCCGCGCTCTCCGCGGGCCGCCACCGCCTGCGCCGCGCCCTGCTCCCGCTCTCCGGCCTGCTGCTCGCGATGGGCGTGCACGCGCTGTGGAACGGCTCGGCCGCGTTCGGCGAGTACGGCTTCTACGCCGTGTACGCGGCCTTCATGGTGCCGGCCTTCGGCCTGCTGACCTGGCTGGTGATCTGGACCCGGCAGCGCGAACTGGGCACCGTACGGGCCGAGCTGCCCGCGTATGTCCTGGCCGGATGGCTGACGCCCGCGGAGCCGCACGCGCTCGGCTCGATGCGGGCCCGCCGCGTCGCCCGGCAGCACGCCCGGCGGCACGGCGGGAAGGAGGCGGCACGCGCGGTGGCCCAGTACGAGGCGTACGCGACCTCGCTGGCGTTCCTGCGGCAGCGCGGCCGCCGGGGCCGGGCGGGCGCCGACTACGCCGCGCGGGAGCGGGAGATGCTGGACGCCCTGTGGCACCGGCGCGGCGCGGCCCGCCCGGCCCTGGACCACGCGGCCCGCTCGACGGCACCACCCGTACCCCGGCCCGCGCCGCCCTGGGCGTACCCGTACGCCACCTACGGCCCGTACGGCGGCGGCCCTCCGGCGCCGTACCCGGCCCAGACGCCGTACCCCGCTCAGGCGCCGTACGTCCCGTACGCCCACCCGTACGCACCGCCGGGCCCCTACCGCCCGTAGG
The Streptomyces sp. NBC_01723 genome window above contains:
- a CDS encoding BTAD domain-containing putative transcriptional regulator, encoding MRYGILGVAQTEEHGTVVTPGGPRLRTLLAALALRPGQIVTPATLIDEVWAEDPPKDAPAALQALVGRLRRTVGKGAVASAPGGYRLEATRDDVDLYVFERLVRHGTAALERGDAAGAARQLDEALGLWRGPALADLPDAAARPEALRLEATRARIEAGLRLGETHDAVPRLRELTAAHPYDEPLHALLVRALRAAGRDTDALAAYEDARRALDEGLGTGPGPQLRALHAELLAAPADERRPAPPARTGNIRPRLTSFVGRERELDAIRSDLRTARLVTLTGPGGSGKTRLAEEAAAALPQAWLVELAPLDRPEAVPGAVVNALGLRETVLVSSDRAAVPHDPVALLVEYCAARDLLLVLDNCEHVIEEAARLAETLLTRCPGLTVLATSREPLGVPGESVRPVEPLTPDQAQRLFAARAAAVRPDAGTVLRDETAVAEICRRLDGLPLAIELAVARLRVLTPREIADRLDDRFRLLTSGSRTVLPRQQTLRAVVDWSWDLLDDAERTMLCELSVFAGGWELDAAEAVGTGPAADLVGALVDKSLVVAAPGTHGAGTRYRMLETIHEYADERAAELPEPRARAEEAHRAWVRALVEEADPRLRSAGQLPWIARLEAEHDNIRAALDRTLDAGDEREAAALALAMGWFWWLRNYRHEGVRWFDRTLRLGAALDAGGGEVPAPDVLARRTAAADPVDALLAVPEGDTRHPLHSLRMQVRMMHLLLTFEAGPGEGRLDERMRRYVLRLRDHFAAGGPEAARLPGLIWPLTQFFVSDSDDVREVMDASVANCRVYGGEWEIAASLMFRAHTVVDSSGGLAGVDEDLAELRVLSRRLGDRLVEAQVCSAFGEHAMALGRYEEARAEYEEALRLADEVGAFAESPFLIARLAEIAYRAGDRDTALTVLDRAGAAADRYGVVDSKAFVLMLRAGLAVEDADFARGRALCEAAREECVRGTPPPQFLAMLGLVDALVTAGESGPREGLPLLVETFRTALHKRCADLVVAALVDGSAELLCRLGNHARAARLLGAAAHWRGGRPRPMPDRAHAERAGAAARTALGGERYAAEQAEGAALVPGDVLAELDEAVRDLRPRQPVP
- a CDS encoding asparagine synthase-related protein gives rise to the protein MRWLVGWSSAAVGAAGITGAAGSAGATGYDGETVQPVGAQPLWGDPDPLWAVGDWRPDEVRVVDADPQTRIAVLGICGASDEQLRVALFAARGGALRHLTAWPGSYTAVVQVGRRITVCGDLAGARPVFHTPWSGGTAYATAALPLADLVEANLDFGHLAALLAAPDVPAALDDSTPYDGVKRVPPGHALILRAGAREIAGYEPVASLAVAAPSADPGRAVDGVRDALVEAVRTRLAAPRHVPGDGIDPGPVPGMGPAERRAARGMPVPGIGADLSGGPASGTLALLAAGLPGMPGTVLGHGTGAGERLLAVTFNDLAVGGQESELVRAGALAANPRLHHVVVTGGEDMLPYADLDGPLTDEPGSSLVAAARHRARLAAGSADHFTGYGARQVLDAHPARLADLLMDRKRRHLVRPVAALAKADGSVLVPARVYGAARRLARTPYRTGLEVLAERLLRRRFDALGDGAMDASLAALTWAGPGPAARWLTGEALAEVSVRLQTSSQRSGVGPGQRPGDFRARTALARQAADVRVLEQAAEIRFQRLHAPFLDNQVVRACRALPEALRVQPGARASILRTVLEGAGVSELPSGWGAPTQGLAASAARAGLRVSADSLLGLFDTPLLAQAGLVEARVVRKAVRAVAAGEALPLDGVADLVSLELWLRRLLARRGTCWTGTPARQRAVPGGIAPERGALGGAGAVVRRG
- a CDS encoding MFS transporter, whose translation is MSREQRGPNEKLGTVLALAGISNAGLARRVNDLGAQRGLTLRYDKTSVARWVSKGMVPQGAAPHLIAAAIGQKLGRPVPLHEIGLADADPAPEVGLAFPRDVGQAVRSATELYRLDLAGRRAGGGIWQSLAGSFAVNAYATPASRWLITPADSSVARDVGPAEGSGAPLKVGHSDVQKLREAAEDARRWDSKYGGGDWRSSMVPECLRVEAAPLLLGSYSDEVGRALFGASAELTRLAGWMAFDTGQQEAAQRYYIQALRLARAAADVPLGGYVLASMSLQATYRGFGDEGVDLAQAALERNRGLATARTMSFFRLVEARAHARAGDAPAAGAALKAAESWLERARPGDSDPSWLGFYSYDRFAADAAECYRDLKAPRQVRRFTEQALSKPTEEFVRSHGLRLVVSAVAELESGNLDAACEQGVRAVEVAGRISSARTTEYVKDLLHRLEPYGDEPRVVELRERARPLLVTPA
- the lhgO gene encoding L-2-hydroxyglutarate oxidase — encoded protein: MERVFDCDVLVIGGGIVGLSTAYAITRAAPGTRVTVLEKEPGPARHQTGRNSGVIHSGVYYRPGSLKARYAVRGAAEMVKFCAEYGIDHAVTGKLIVATDRAELPRLHALVQRGRENGIPVRELGAAQIQEYEPEVRGLAAIHVGTTGVCDYVAVARQLAQASGAELRYGAEVRHIDRRPGLGVAVRTRSGEVLRARVLVNCGGLHCDEIARLTGDDPGMRIVPFRGEYYELARPELVRGLVYPVPDPAFPFLGVHLTRGIDGGVHLGPNAVPALAREGYGWGVVRPRELAATLAWPGSWHIARRHWRYGTGELRRSLSKAAFTTAVRRLLPSVTESDLVAAPAGVRAQAVLADGTLVDDFLIKEGPHAVHVLNAPSPAATAALPIGREVGRRALTLLGGS
- the trmB gene encoding tRNA (guanosine(46)-N7)-methyltransferase TrmB, with protein sequence MSDFPSAPDAHQPAATHTGTSLRHTRAKGEPRFPDGPKADPAGSHFERRIRSFQPRRSRVTAGQADALQRLWPLWGLDIDGQRDLDLGELFGDARPVVLEIGFGMGEATAQMAEADPGTNILAVDVHTPGQGNLLGLAERNGLSNIRVANGDAIILLREMLAPGSLAGLRVYFPDPWPKKRHHKRRLIQREFLTLAATRLAPGAFVHCATDWEPYAEQMLDELTAHPDFENTAPDGGFAPRPAHRPLTRFEGQGLDKGHVVNDLLFRRVQLRDPHEEQPPTG
- a CDS encoding PrsW family intramembrane metalloprotease; amino-acid sequence: MASPPCPTRQPTFPRTHPHWWQRSWVRYGALITLLALSGLVILALVREQTGTRGFLVGLGLAVLPVPLLLAAFRWLDRVDPGPWRNLLFCFSWGACAAALIAIVANSFATRWIATATADPASADTLGATVIAPVVEESAKAAAVLLVFLFRRRDFTGIVDGVVIAGVTATGFAFTENILYLGTAFGADQLTGGSGIASVTAATFFVRVVMSPFAHPLFTVLTGIGFGIAALSAGRHRLRRALLPLSGLLLAMGVHALWNGSAAFGEYGFYAVYAAFMVPAFGLLTWLVIWTRQRELGTVRAELPAYVLAGWLTPAEPHALGSMRARRVARQHARRHGGKEAARAVAQYEAYATSLAFLRQRGRRGRAGADYAAREREMLDALWHRRGAARPALDHAARSTAPPVPRPAPPWAYPYATYGPYGGGPPAPYPAQTPYPAQAPYVPYAHPYAPPGPYRP